A DNA window from Peromyscus leucopus breed LL Stock chromosome 3, UCI_PerLeu_2.1, whole genome shotgun sequence contains the following coding sequences:
- the Lmcd1 gene encoding LIM and cysteine-rich domains protein 1, which translates to MAKVAKDLNPRVQKMSLGQPPSARVACLRCKGMCSGFEPHSWRKICKSCKCSQEEHCLSSDLEDDRKIGRLLMDSKYATLTARVKGGDGIRIYKRNRMIMTNPIATGKDPTFDTITYEWAPPGVTQKLGLQYMELIPKEKQPVTGTEGALYRRRQLMHQLPIYDQDPSRCRGLVESELKAMEEFVKQYKSEALGVGEVALPGQGGLPKEEGKTQEKPEGTETTAPTTNGSLGDPSKEVEYVCELCKGAAPADSPVVYADRAGYSKQWHPTCFVCIKCSEPLVDLIYFWKDGAPWCGRHYCESLRPRCSGCDEIIFSEDYQRVEDLAWHRKHFICEGCEQLLSGRAYIVTKGQLLCPTCSKSKRS; encoded by the exons ATGTCCCTGGGCCAGCCGCCGTCCGCCAGAGTGGCTTGCCTGAGGTGCAAGGGAATGTGCTCCGGCTTCGAGCCTCATTCGTGGAG GAAAATATGCAAGTCTTGTAAATGCAGCCAGGAGGAGCACTGTCTGAGCTCTGACCTGGAGGACGATCGGAAAATTGGGCGCCTGCTGATGGACTCCAAGTATGCCACTCTCACTGCCCGGGTGAAAGGTGGAGACGGCATCCGCATCTATAAGAGGAACCGCATGATCATGACCAACCCCATCGCCACTGGCAAAGACCCCACCTTTGACACCATAACCTATGAGTGGGCTCCTCCAGGAGTCACCCAGAAACTG GGCCTGCAGTACATGGAACTCATCCCCAAGGAGAAGCAGCCTGTGACAGGTACCGAGGGCGCCCTCTACCGCCGacgccagctcatgcatcagctCCCTATCTATGACCAGGACCCCTCTCGCTGCCGTGGACTTGTGGAGAGTGAGCTGAAAGCAATGGAAGAGTTCGTCAAGCAGTACAAGAGCGAGGCCCTTGGGGTGGGCGAAGTGGCCCTCCCAGGGCAGGGAGGCTTGCCCAAGGAGGaaggcaagacacaggaaaagccaGAGGGCACAGAGACCACTGCCCCAACCACCAATGGCAGCCTGGGAGACCCATCCAAGGAAGTGGAATAC gtctgtgagctCTGCAAGGGAGCTGCCCCTGCTGACAGCCCTGTGGTCTATGCTGATAGGGCTGGCTACAGCAAACAGTGGCACCCCACATGCTTTGTGTGTATCAAGTGCTCAGAGCCACTGGTGGACCTCATCTACTTCTGGAAGGATGGTGCCCCCTGGTGTGGCCGCCACTACTGTGAGAGTTTGCGACCCCGATGCTCAGGCTGCGACGAG aTCATCTTCTCAGAAGACTACCAGCGTGTGGAAGACCTGGCTTGGCACCGGAAGCACTTCATCTGTGAGGGATGTGAGCAGCTGCTGAGCGGCCGTGCATACATCGTCACCA